One Panicum virgatum strain AP13 chromosome 3N, P.virgatum_v5, whole genome shotgun sequence DNA segment encodes these proteins:
- the LOC120664417 gene encoding TATA-binding protein-associated factor BTAF1-like isoform X1: protein MAQNSSRLHRLLTLLDTGSTQTTRFAAARQIGEIAKSHPQELNALLKKVSQYTRSKSWDTRVAAAHAIGAITENVKHTSLKDLYASVEAEKHVSGLSDGSDDASSLPHADTAATSDLAFGSFDINRVLEFGSPLLASGGQEYDIANDNGKNPAERLARQKKNLWRRLGLDVCEQFMDVNDVIKDEDLLAQKNYWGSHAQNNGFNSFNTGRNIQQLVSTMVPRYHKQPNFRSRRLSARELNMLKRKAKSNAKDHTKTVSEGDEVTLKSPAPSNGATSDQSGAQNDALDITMDEDNLEYSENGRWPFQQFVDQLIHDMFDPIWEVRHGTIMALREILTHQGACAGVYFPDLSLPSAILDGKTNFEFLKRAHNIDLNDDHVDHLEPVFKRHKKEQNPSESMYMDYDKEMFNDGHSKTEANLSNVPTLSTGELSSAHVKVEPDFCVDDSTDPAKEDSSCKPVHGKLNSTSNPMSHMHAPENSKFMKLMKLAKYSYMKNWEFLQDCAIRFLCVLSLDRFGDYVSDQVVAPVRETCAQALGAVLKYMHPSLVCHTLNILLQMQRRQEWEVRHGSLLGIKYLVAVRQEMLKYLLDYIIHACKAGLEDPDDDVRAVAAEALIPAADSLVRLNDQMLHSIVMLLWDILLDLDDLSPSTSSVMNLLAEIYSQPEMVPKMLGTATSGEMGEFDLNKLTQTAEQEGRLTSSENPYGLATLTPRLWPFMRHSITSVRRSAIRTLEKLLEVGNSRSLSGTVPSKFWPTSILGDALQVVFQNLLLESNDEILQSSERAWKLLLQCPEKDLEYAAKLYFSNWVQLAATPFGSALDSTKMFLPVALPRGSRSRAAAKIRSANLEHECTRMISFGSTGESTSHEKHFDVPSSISKIIVGADSDKSVTHTRVLTSMALGLFASKLPVGSWQFVLSPLANDLMSLSGVQRQVASMVIVSWFKDLRGRDPVSVGTLLAFLSSVKEWLLDLLTCSDPALPTKDSVLPYSELSRTYTKMRNEANNLLHSIDSCPVFKDYINGSNLNVDVLGVDDAINFASKLFLPSESDLPSESERIVLNNIESAKQGLLSTSGYLKCVQNNLHVTVCSLVASAVVWMSGLPSKLNPVILPLMAAIKREQEEVLQDKAADALAELICSCVGRKPGPNDKLTKNLCTLTCTDASETPQAAIINSMQVVEDQNLLSIGKRFSSHRSRGHTVSGSEERSKMEGFISRRGSELAFKHLCEKFGPSLFEKLPKLWDCLTEFLKPVKTEDGPKDDTSIAQLGRSYEDKDPQSLINNIQVVRSITPHLAEPLRPQLLSLLPCILGCVRHPHVAVRLAAARCITSMAKSLADDVMVLVIENVIPMLSDLSSVCARQGAGMLLSLLVQGLAVELVPYAPFLVVPLLKCMSDPDGSVRQTVTHSFAVLVPLLPLSKGASLPGGLSERLSSSAEDVQFLEQLLDNSQIDDFKLNIDLSVELRRYQQEGINWLAFLRRFKLHGILCDDMGLGKTLQASAIVASDIAESRARNDEKDPTSLIICPSTLVAHWEYEIEKYIDSSIMKPLQYVGSSQDRVTLRSQFDKFNVIITSYDIIRKDIDFLGNIPWNYCVLDEGHIIKNSRSKITSAVKQLKAQHRLILSGTPIQNNVLELWSLFDFLMPGFLGTEKQFQATYGKPLLAAKDSKCSAKDAEAGILAMEALHKQVMPFLLRRTKDEVLSDLPEKIIQDRYCDLSLLQLKLYDKFSSSNAKEEISTIVKANESEESAPQPKATRHVFQSLQYLLKLCSHPLLVTGENPPDHLVDLLKEIGVGSGGELHELHHSPKLVALQEILQECGIGSEISSPDASTAIGQHRVLIFAQHKAFLDIIEKDLFQSHMKSVTYLRLDGSVEAEKRFEIVKAFNSDPTIDVLLLTTHVGGLGLNLTSADTLVFMEHDWNPMKDLQAMDRAHRLGQRKVVNVHRLIMRGTLEEKVMSLQRFKVSVANAVINAENSSLKTMNTDQLLDLFTSTPASRKASVLPRGLSSDQSKDPKKSGGKGLKSILNGLDELWDQSQYADEYDLNQFLAKLNG from the exons GAATATGACATTGCAAATGACAATGGCAAGAATCCAGCAGAGCGCCTTGCTCGCCAAAAGAAAAATCTTTGGCGCCGTTTAG GACTGGATGTATGTGAGCAGTTTATGGATGTTAATGATGTCATCAAAGACGAGGATCTGCTTGCCCAAAAAAATTATTGGGGTTCGCATGCACAAAATAATGGATTTAATTCATTCAATACTGGTCGTAATATCCAGCAATTGGTTTCCACCATGGTTCCTAGGTATCACAAGCAACCTAACTTTCGCTCTAGGCGATTAAGTGCCAGGGAGCTCAATATGCTGAAGCGTAAAGCAAAGAGTAATGCAAAAGATCATACAAAGACTGTATCTGAGGGGGATGAGGTTACACTAAAGAGTCCCGCACCATCCAATGGAGCTACTTCTGACCAAAGCGGTGCACAGAAT GATGCATTGGATATAACTATGGATGAAGACAATCTGGAGTACAGTGAAAATGGGAGATGGCCTTTTCAACAATTTGTGGATCAGCTTATTCATGATATGTTTGACCCTA TTTGGGAAGTTCGCCATGGTACAATTATGGCTTTAAGGGAAATTTTGACACATCAAGGTGCTTGTGCTGGAGTATATTTTCCTGATCTGAGCTTGCCTTCTGCTATTTTGGATGGTAAGACCAACTTTGAGTTCCTTAAAAGGGCTCATAATATTGATCTAAACGATGATCATGTGGATCACCTCGAGCCAGTGTTTAAGAGGCATAAGAAAGAGCAAAATCCTTCTGAATCTATGTATATGGACTATGATAAGGAGATGTTTAACGACGGTCATTCAAAAACAGAGGCAAATCTGAGCAATGTGCCTACTTTATCAACTGGTGAATTAAGTTCTGCTCATGTAAAAGTCGAGCCTGATTTCTGTGTTGATGATTCAACCGACCCTGCTAAAGAGGATTCATCATGTAAGCCAGTACATGGAAAACTCAACTCCACATCAAATCCAATGTCTCATATGCATGCTccagaaaattcaaaattcatgaAACTGATGAAATTAGCCAAATATTCTTATATGAAGAATTGGGAATTTCTTCAGGATTGTGCAATTCGCTTCCTTTGTGTACTTTCACTGGATCG CTTTGGTGATTATGTATCAGATCAAGTGGTGGCCCCAGTTCGTGAAACATGTGCTCAAGCTCTTGGTGCTGTGCTGAAGTACATGCACCCTTCTTTAGTATGTCATACACTGAATATcttgctgcaaatgcag CGCAGACAAGAGTGGGAAGTTCGTCATGGGAGTCTCCTTGGCATTAAATACTTGGTTGCTGTTCGGCAG GAAATGCTTAAATATTTGCTTGACTATATCATTCATGCTTGTAAAGCTGGTCTGGAGGATCCTGATGATGATGTCCGAGCAGTGGCTGCTGAAGCCCTGATCCCAGCTGCTGACTCTTTAGTTAGGCTGAATGATCAAATGCTGCATTCAATCGTGATGTTGCTTTGGGATATATTGCTTGACCTTGATGATCTAAGCCCATCTACGAGCAG TGTAATGAACTTGTTAGCAGAAATATATTCGCAGCCAGAGATGGTCCCAAAGATGCTCGGCACAGCAACTTCAGGGGAAATGGGAGAATTTGATCTAAACAAATTAACTCAGACTGCTGAGCAAGAAGGGAGATTGACATCTAGTGAGAACCCTTACGGTCTAGCCACACTGACACCCCGTCTGTGGCCCTTTATGAGACATAGTATTACTTCAGTTCGGCGTTCTGCCATACGTACACTG GAGAAGCTTCTTGAAGTTGGGAACAGTAGGAGTTTATCTGGAACTGTCCCTTCTAAATTCTGGCCAACCTCAATATTAGGAGATGCACTGCAGGTTGTCTTCCAGAACCTACTTTTGGAGTCAAATGATGAAATTCTTCAGTCCTCTGAAAGGGCTTGGAAACTTCTACTTCAG TGCCCTGAGAAGGACCTTGAATATGCTGCGAAGCTATATTTTAGTAATTGGGTACAACTTGCTGCCACTCCATTTGGCTCAGCATTGGATTCAACAAAAATGTTTTTACCAGTTGCCCTTCCCCGAGGAAGTCGTTCAAGAGCTGCTGCAAAGATCAGATCTGCTAATCTAGAGCATGAGTGCACAAGAATGATCTCGTTTGGTTCCACAGGGGAAAGTACTTCTCATGAAAAACATTTTGATGTTCCCTCAAGTATTTCTAAGATAATTGTTGGTGCTGATTCTGACAAATCTGTTACTCATACACGAGTTCTTACATCAATGGCACTTGGGCTTTTTGCATCTAAGTTGCCTGTAGGCTCATGGCAATTTGTTCTAAGTCCACTAGCAAATGATCTCATGTCTCTCTCAGGAGTTCAGAGACAG GTGGCTTCAATGGTTATCGTTTCTTGGTTTAAGGATCTGAGAGGTAGAGATCCTGTATCAGTGGGTACATTACTAGCTTTCCTATCTTCCGTGAAAGAGTGGTTACTGGACTTGTTGACCTGCTCCGATCCAGCATTACCTACAAAGGATTCTGTGCTTCCATATTCTGAACTTTCAAGGACATACACGAAGATGCGCAATGAAGCCAATAATTTGCTTCACTCAATTGATTCTTGTCCTGTTTTCAAAGATTATATTAATGGCTCAAACCTTAATGTTGATGTGCTGGGTGTTGATGATGCTATTAACTTTGCATCAAAGCTTTTTTTACCATCGGAATCTGATCTTCCTTCAGAAAGTGAAAGAATTGTCCTGAATAACATAGAATCAGCAAAACAAGGTCTATTGTCTACGTCAGGTTACTTGAAATGTGTTCAG AATAATTTGCATGTGACGGTTTGTTCTTTAGTGGCTTCTGCTGTAGTCTGGATGTCAGGTTTGCCTAGTAAGTTGAACCCAGTCATTTTACCTTTAATGGCTGCCATAAAAAGAGAACAG GAAGAAGTACTTCAAGATAAAGCTGCTGATGCACTTGCCGAGCTCATTTGTAGCTGTGTTGGCCGCAAGCCTGGCCCCAATGACAAGCTAACCAAGAATCTCTGCACATTGACATGCACTGATGCTAGTGAGACACCGCAAGCTGCAATAATTAACTCAATGCAGGTTGTTGAGGACCAGAATTTACTGTCAATTGGAAAGCGTTTTAGCAGTCATAGGTCCAGGGGTCATACGGTTTCTGGTAGTGAAGAAAGGTCAAAAATGGAGGGCTTTATTAGCCGCCGTGGATCAGAGTTAGCTTTCAAGCATCTCTGTGAGAAATTTGGACCGTCATTGTTTGAAAAACTTCCCAAATTATGGGATTGCCTTACTGAGTTTCTTAAACCAGTAAAAACCGAAGATGGTCCAAAAGATGATACGAGTATTGCACAGCTGGGCAGATCGTACGAGGATAAGGATCCACAGTCACTCATAAATAATATCCAG GTCGTTCGTTCAATTACGCCTCACTTGGCTGAGCCCTTAAGGCCTCAACTGCTAAGTCTCCTTCCCTgtattcttgggtgtgttcgtcATCCTCATGTGGCTGTTAGACTAGCTGCTGCAAGGTGCATCACATCCATGGCAAAGTCATTGGCTGATGATGTGATGGTTCTGGTGATAGAGAATGTCATTCCGATGTTGTCTGATCTATCTTCTGTTTGTGCAAGACAAGGGGCTGGGATGCTTTTGAGCCTTCTTGTTCAGGGTTTGGCTGTGGAGTTGGTTCCTTATGCTCCGTTCCTTGTTGTTCCACTTCTGAAGTGTATGAGTGACCCAGATGGTTCTGTTAGGCAGACTGTGACTCACAGTTTTGCTGTTCTCGTTCCTTTGCTGCCATTATCAAAGGGTGCTTCATTACCAGGTGGACTAAGTGAACGCTTATCTAGCAGTGCTGAAGATGTGCAGTTTCTGGAACAGCTCCTCGACAACTCCCAAATTGATGATTTCAAGCTCAACATCGATCTTAGTGTTGAATTGCGAAG GTATCAGCAAGAAGGGATCAACTGGCTCGCATTCCTTAGACGATTTAAGTTACATGGAATTTTGTGTGATGATATGGGGCTCGGTAAGACACTCCAAGCATCTGCTATCGTAGCAAGTGACATTGCCGAATCGCGTGCTCGGAATGATGAGAAAGATCCGACATCTTTGATAATATGCCCTTCTACATTAGTGGCCCACTGGGAATATGAAATAGAGAAGTACATAGACAGCTCTATCATGAAACCTCTTCAGTACGTTGGTTCTTCACAGGACAGAGTCACACTCCGTAGTCAATTCGATAAGTTTAATGTTATCATAACATCGTATGATATTATACGCAAGGATATTGATTTTCTTGGGAATATCCCTTGGAACTACTGTGTTCTGGATGAAGGGCACAtaatcaaaaactcaagatctAAAATCACGTCTGCTGTGAAACAGCTGAAAGCACAACACCGCCTTATCTTGAGTGGCACTCCTATCCAG AATAATGTCTTGGAGCTATGGTCTTTATTTGACTTCCTTATGCCTGGGTTTCTTGGTACAGAAAAACAA TTCCAAGCTACATATGGAAAACCATTACTAGCAGCCAAAGATTCTAAATGTTCAGCAAAGGATGCTGAAGCTGGTATTCTTGCAATGGAAGCGTTGCATAAGCAG GTCATGCCATTTCTACTGAGAAGAACAAAGGATGAAGTTTTGTCTGATCTTCCAGAGAAGATTATCCAGGATAGATATTGCGATCTGAGTCTGTTGCAGCTCAAACTTTATGACAAATTCTCGAGCTCCAATGCAAAAGAGGAGATTTCAACTATAGTGAAAGCAAATGAATCGGAGGAATCTGCACCTCAGCCAAAGGCAACTCGTCATGTGTTTCAG TCATTGCAGTACCTATTAAAACTCTGCAGCCATCCTTTACTTGTAACTGGAGAGAACCCTCCTGATCATCTTGTTGATCTTCTGAAAGAAATAGGTGTGGGGTCCGGCGGTGAGCTTCATGAGCTCCACCACTCACCTAAGCTTGTTGCTCTTCAAGAAATACTTCAGGAGTGCGGTATAGGGTCAGAAATATCAAGTCCTGATGCATCGACGGCTATTGGGCAACACAGAGTTTTGATTTTTGCTCAGCATAAG GCTTTTCTTGACATTATTGAGAAGGACCTGTTTCAATCTCATATGAAAAG TGTGACATATTTACGGCTGGATGGCTCTGTTGAAGCTGAGAAGAGATTTGAAATTGTTAAAGCATTCAATTCAGATCCAACCATTGATGTACTTCTGTTAACAACCCATG TTGGCGGGCTTGGCTTGAATTTGACATCTGCTGACACATTGGTCTTCATGGAACATGATTGGAACCCAATGAAGGATCTTCAG GCGATGGACAGAGCACACCGTTTGGGGCAAAGGAAAGTGGTGAATGTTCACCGTCTCATCATGCGTGGTACCCTTGAGGAGAAGGTGATGAGTCTCCAGAGGTTCAAGGTGTCAGTTGCCAATGCTGTCATCAATGCTGAGAACTCCAGCTTGAAGACCATGAACACTGACCAACTGCTTGATCTGTTCACATCTACCCCTGCTTCGAGAAAA GCATCGGTCCTTCCACGGGGCTTGAGTAGTGACCAGAGTAAAGATCCAAAGAAATCTGGTGGCAAAGGCTTGAAGTCCATTCTCAATGGATTGGATGAGCTTTGGGATCAGTCACAGTATGCTGACGAGTATGATCTGAACCAGTTCCTTGCGAAGCTCAACGGCTGA